A stretch of the Microtus ochrogaster isolate Prairie Vole_2 linkage group LG2, MicOch1.0, whole genome shotgun sequence genome encodes the following:
- the Tdrd6 gene encoding tudor domain-containing protein 6 isoform X3 — MSSTPGLPTPGASLALRVSFVDVHPEVIPVQLWGLVGQRREEYVRLSREIQEAAATRGPWALGGASASPGELCLVQVGLMWHRCRVVSRQAQDSRVFLLDEGRTITAGAGSLAPGRSEFFHLPSEVLGCVLAGLVPAGGGGTGGGEPQHWSPRAVDFLSNLQGKEVHGRVLDVLLLHRLVLLEVPAVSQQMKELGLARHVPDSLFRSLLKRYLTAAGLGSSGAPVLPRAAPKQEHPGLDYFYPQLQLGVTEPVVVTQVCHPHRIHCQLRSLSQEIHRLSESMAQVYRAPTGTEDEDSGSATWEEREESPDKPGSPCASCGLDGQWYRALLLETFRPQRCAQVLHVDYGRKELVSCSSLRYLLPEYFRMPVVTYPCALYGLWDCGRGWSRSQVGDLKALILGQAVNAKIEFYCSFEHMYYVTLYGEDGINLNSVFGVQSCCLADRFLQSQGIEEEEEEEAEMALQSQSPAEEMEEVVSLPSLRHIRLKMNSFYDAQVEFVKSPSEFWIRLRKHKSTFSKLLKRMCSFYSSASKLDGVVLKPEPDDLCCVKWKENGYYRAMVTRLISKSVEVFLVDRGNSETMDWGDVRMLLPQFRQLPILALKCSLADIWPLGKSWSQEAISFFKKTVLHKELVVHILDKQNHQYVIEILDESRTGEENISKVIAQAGYAKYQEFETKGNARLSAHSPGHGSSHFIAETNKISSAKNVEGEQKAKKDNKPVSLSEALTDTVSLSNVLTGQTGQDREEVTTDYSLLTLNYLKTMPDCCGKGELEVGSTVEVKVSHIETPGSFWCQLMRNAQGFQTLMCDIEDYCKSEPAPYKGDTRACLAIRTANGRWSRAVISGAPSLEHVRVVFVDYGDKDVISMKNILSISDAFLKVRAQAFWCSLYNLIQPTGDNPFVWDEKAVKAFSGFIDDAWQNNLELKCTLFALASRHDEEWFNVVDLLTPFQSACHFLVEKSLARPVKLQKPLEPSVQLHSYYYSTHDLKIGSEELVYVTHVEDPWTFYCQLARNTNILEQLSYNIMQLSKALLDVKASPLVPGTLCLAKYTDGNWYRGVIEKEPNKIFFVDFGNTYVASDHLLPIPRDAYDVLLLPMQAIKCSLSDIPTHIPGEVTAWFQETVLDKSLKALVVAKDLDGRLIIELYDESVQINATVNEKLGLLGYRNSTRKNDRENEIILCVTETPEDRSETMKLSPTEYLSKPGESRSRSRERMGESCKPKLSPAGKELRYLQGSSKANLVTYQDSMGNRNDGGFPLGREKKEDTFGNSPTSAPKPDSTLPERRMGERGSKDLPPKFCEFPQKTIAPGLKTSVYVSHINDPSDFYIQLMEDEAEINRLSERLNDVRTRPPCHTGPPWQSGDVICAIFSEDNLWYRAVVLEQQPNDLLSIQFIDYGNMSVVHTNKTGKLGPIDAVIPALCLHCSLRGILVPDMVSCKEMVNYFSQRTDEVQIRCEFVKFQGTWEVILADEHGIIAEDMINRFPFKEKSQMGLTTQIMKGDCTKSTAKPSIDTSVFLNWYNPKAKSVRAYATVIDGPEYFWCQFADSEKLQYLETEVQSAAKQLADRKSCLQCPQIGDPCIVRYREDGHYYRALITNICEDRLVSVRLVDFGNMEDCVDPKALWNIPSELLSVPMQAFPCCLSGFTVSGGVCPQEGNDYFYEIVTEDVLEITILEIRRDVCAIPLAIVELKSKGESINEKMKKYAKMGIPKNDLHYEKHGLDRKGGFGPTSPDLDLKKPGHKMAPEKTLYVEGRAGEFSERIEKDLNIETKPSKFYDRSTHNIFEALENSRQGKMGSERLEGSLDYHFVDRARFEDSYHVSGFNPIMSHASELKELAELNSLEVPLSPDEDCKEFLKLESFELQHSPIGEEEKEELGLGSPGAPLSPGCEAGAALEPFMVQLPLDCEVEKQLELELPTPQLSLEDSISPLSATVSQDIQKSRCAEDERVSSCVASSDGGQSMLPLHHHEESSDSPTHEEMNIFEEESPQFENRDNTAALAPLFSEGDARDGSKCGSAVPAVQLQNTYTLKGFSVGSKCVVWSSLKNTWSRCEILELAEEGTRVLNLSNGEEETVSPENVWNGIPKVDKNPSEAAFQTVEKELSFVSSVDTAVKGYLSSVSEECGGDADTTLNI, encoded by the exons ATGAGTTCGACTCCAGGGTTGCCCACTCCGGGGGCCTCCCTGGCCCTGCGGGTGTCCTTCGTGGACGTGCATCCCGAGGTGATCCCGGTGCAGCTTTGGGGGTTGGTGGGCCAGCGGCGGGAAGAGTACGTGCGGCTGAGCCGGGAGATCCAGGAGGCCGCAGCCACGCGAGGCCCGTGGGCTCTGGGTGGGGCCTCGGCATCGCCGGGAGAGCTGTGCCTGGTGCAGGTGGGACTTATGTGGCACCGCTGTCGCGTTGTCAGCCGCCAGGCGCAGGACAGCCGCGTCTTCCTGCTGGATGAGGGCCGCACCATTACGGCTGGCGCGGGCTCGCTGGCACCGGGGCGCAGCGAGTTTTTCCACCTGCCCTCGGAGGTGCTGGGCTGTGTGCTGGCCGGCCTGGTGCCCGCGGGCGGCGGTGGCACCGGCGGTGGCGAACCCCAGCACTGGTCCCCCCGGGCCGTGGACTTCCTTAGCAACCTGCAGGGTAAGGAGGTGCATGGACGGGTCCTGGACGTGCTGCTCCTCCATCGCCTGGTGCTGCTGGAGGTGCCCGCTGTGTCTCAGCAGATGAAGGAGCTGGGCCTGGCCAGGCACGTGCCGGACAGTCTCTTCCGCTCGCTGCTCAAACGCTACCTGACTGCAGCTGGGTTGGGCAGCTCTGGAGCTCCAGTTCTCCCTCGAGCCGCCCCCAAACAAGAGCATCCTGGCTTGGATTACTTCTATCCCCAACTGCAGCTGGGAGTGACAGAGCCTGTGGTTGTAACCCAAGTGTGCCATCCCCACCGCATTCACTGCCAACTTCGGAGTCTGTCGCAGGAGATCCACCGCCTCTCGGAGAGCATGGCTCAGGTATATCGGGCTCCCACGGGGACAGAGGATGAGGATTCGGGCAGTGCcacctgggaggagagggaggagagcccAGACAAGCCGGGGTCTCCATGTGCCTCCTGTGGCTTAGACGGACAGTGGTACCGGGCTCTCTTGCTTGAGACTTTCAGGCCTCAGCGCTGTGCCCAGGTGCTTCACGTCGATTACGGCAGAAAAGAGCTAGTGAGCTGCAGCAGCCTTCGCTACTTGCTGCCCGAGTATTTTCGAATGCCCGTGGTGACTTACCCTTGTGCTCTGTATGGGCTCTGGGACTGTGGGAGAGGCTGGTCCCGGTCCCAAGTAGGTGACTTGAAAGCTCTGATCCTGGGCCAGGCGGTGAATGCGAAGATTGAATTTTACTGCTCCTTCGAGCACATGTATTATGTCACCCTGTACGGGGAAGACGGAATTAACCTCAACAGTGTGTTCGGCGTACAGTCCTGTTGCCTGGCTGACCGATTTCTTCAGAGCCAGGGgatagaggaggaagaggaggaggaagcagagatggccCTCCAGTCTCAGTCCCCTGCcgaggagatggaggaggtggtgtccctcccttccttaagACACATCAGGCTGAAGATGAACTCCTTCTATGACGCCCAGGTGGAGTTTGTCAAGAGCCCTTCTGAGTTCTGGATTCGCCTGAGAAAGCACAAGAGCACCTTCAGCAAGTTGCTGAAGAGGATGTGCAGCTTCTATTCGTCGGCTAGTAAGCTGGACGGGGTGGTTCTGAAGCCTGAGCCAGATGACCTCTGCTGCGTCAAGTGGAAAGAAAACGGCTACTACCGCGCCATGGTCACCCGGCTAATCAGCAAGAGTGTGGAGGTGTTCTTGGTAGACAGGGGTAATTCGGAGACCATGGACTGGGGTGACGTGAGGATGTTGCTCCCCCAGTTTAGGCAGCTGCCAATATTGGCTCTGAAGTGCTCCTTGGCTGACATCTGGCCTTTGGGGAAAAGTTGGAGCCAGGAGGcgatctcattttttaaaaagacagtgcTCCACAAAGAATTAGTGGTCCACATTCTTGATAAGCAGAATCATCAGTATGTCATAGAGATTCTTGATGAATCCAGAACCGGGGAGGAAAACATCAGCAAAGTCATTGCTCAAGCTGGATACGCCAAGTACCAGGAGTTTGAAACGAAAGGAAACGCCAGACTCAGTGCCCACTCCCCAGGGCACGGTTCAAGTCATTTTATTGCAGAGACCAACAAAATATCTTCTGCCAAAAATGTCGAAGGAGAACAGAAAGCCAAGAAAGACAACAAACCCGTATCTCTTTCTGAAGCTTTGACCGATACAGTAAGCCTTTCGAATGTTCTCACCGGACAGACTGGACAGGACAGAGAGGAGGTAACAACCGATTATTCTCTCCTTACGCTGAATTACCTGAAAACGATGCCAGACTGCTGTGGTAAAGGGGAGCTGGAAGTGGGCAGTACTGTTGAAGTGAAGGTGTCTCACATCGAAACCCCTGGCTCcttctggtgtcagctgatgaggAACGCGCAGGGATTCCAAACCCTGATGTGTGATATTGAGGACTATTGCAAAAGCGAACCGGCTCCCTACAAGGGGGACACACGCGCTTGTCTGGCAATCCGAACAGCAAACGGAAGATGGTCCAGAGCTGTGATTAGTGGCGCGCCGTCTCTGGAGCACGTCAGGGTGGTATTTGTAGACTATGGAGACAAAGATGTGATATCCATGAAGAACATACTCTCCATTAGTGACGCCTTTCTCAAGGTCAGAGCTCAGGCATTTTGGTGCAGTCTTTACAATTTAATTCAGCCAACTGGTGACAACCCCTTTGTTTGGGATGAAAAGGCGGTGAAGGCTTTTAGTGGGTTTATAGATGATGCTTGGCAGAATAACTTAGAATTAAAATGCACACTCTTTGCTTTGGCATCGAGGCACGATGAAGAGTGGTTCAACGTTGTGGACTTGCTAACACCTTTTCAGAGTGCCTGCCATTTTTTAGTAGAAAAGAGCCTTGCTAGGCCAGTGAAACTTCAGAAGCCTCTGGAGCCCTCTGTTCAGCTCCATTCCTACTACTATTCCACACATGACCTAAAAATCGGAAGTGAAGAATTGGTGTACGTGACCCATGTGGAGGACCCTTGGACATTTTATTGCCAACTCGCAAGAAATACGAATATTCTAGAACAATTATCATACAACATTATGCAGCTAAGTAAAGCCTTGCTGGATGTAAAGGCATCCCCCTTGGTCCCTGGAACTTTGTGCCTGGCCAAATATACCGATGGTAACTGGTACAGGGGAGTAATCGAAAAAGAGCCAAACAAAATCTTCTTCGTTGATTTTGGCAACACTTATGTAGCAAGTGACCATCTGCTCCCGATCCCTCGAGATGCCTACGATGTTCTGCTCTTACCCATGCAAGCCATTAAATGTTCATTATCGGACATTCCTACTCATATCCCAGGAGAGGTTACAGCGTGGTTTCAGGAGACGGTTTTAGATAAGTCGCTGAAGGCTTTGGTCGTCGCCAAAGACCTAGACGGACGCCTGATTATAGAGCTCTATGATGAAAGCGTCCAAATTAATGCCACTGTTAACGAGAAGCTAGGGCTCCTTGGTTACCGAAACAGCACAAgaaaaaatgacagagagaatGAAATAATCCTCTGTGTGACCGAAACCCCTGAAGACAGAAGTGAGACCATGAAGTTATCCCCTACAGAGTATCTGAGTAAGCCGGGAGAGAGCAGGTCGCGCAGTAGAGAGAGAATGGGTGAATCATGCAAACCCAAGCTCAGTCCAGCAGGCAAGGAGCTCAGATATTTACAAGGCTCCTCAAAGGCCAATCTAGTCACCTATCAGGACTCTATGGGAAACAGAAATGATGGAGGGTTTCCAttagggagggaaaagaaagaagatacatTTGGCAACTCACCCACGAGTGCTCCCAAaccagactccacccttcctgAGAGAAGAATGGGAGAACGGGGCAGCAAAGACCTGCCTCCAAAGTTCTGTGAGTTCCCACAAAAGACAATAGCACCTGGTTTAAAGACCTCTGTGTATGTCTCGCACATTAATGACCCTTCAGATTTTTACATCCAGCTGATGGAAGATGAAGCTGAGATCAATCGTCTTTCAGAGAGATTAAATGATGTCAGGACAAGGCCCCCGTGTCACACGGGCCCGCCTTGGCAAAGTGGGGATGTGATATGTGCCATTTTCTCAGAAGATAACTTGTGGTACCGAGCAGTGGTCCTGGAACAACAACCCAATGACCTTCTCTCCATACAGTTTATAGATTATGGCAACATGTCTGTGGTCCACACTAATAAAACGGGTAAGCTTGGCCCCATCGatgctgtgatcccagcactgtgcCTCCATTGCTCCCTAAGGGGGATTTTGGTACCCGACATGGTGAGCTGTAAGGAGATGGTGAACTACTTTTCCCAAAGGACGGATGAGGTTCAGATAAGATGTGAATTTGTTAAATTCCAAGGCACCTGGGAAGTGATTCTTGCGGATGAGCATGGAATCATAGCTGAAGATATGATTAACAGGTTTCCGTTCAAGGAAAAATCTCAAATGGGACTTACTACCCAAATCATGAAAGGGGACTGTACAAAGTCTACTGCCAAACCTAGCATTGACACGTCAGTGTTTCTTAACTGGTATAATCCCAAAGCCAAGTCGGTAAGAGCCTATGCCACCGTGATAGACGGACCCGAATACTTTTGGTGTCAGTTTGCTGATTCTGAGAAGCTGCAGTATTTAGAAACCGAGGTTCAGAGTGCTGCGAAGCAGCTGGCGGACCGGAAAAGCTGTCTCCAGTGTCCCCAAATCGGAGACCCATGTATTGTGAGGTACAGAGAAGATGGACATTATTACAGAGCCCTCATCACTAACATATGTGAAGATCGCCTTGTATCCGTCAGGCTTGTGGATTTCGGGAACATGGAAGACTGCGTGGACCCGAAAGCACTGTGGAACATCCCGTCTGAGCTTCTATCAGTCCCCATGCAAGCCTTCCCTTGCTGCCTCTCGGGATTCACTGTCTCTGGCGGGGTGTGTCCTCAAGAgggaaatgattatttttatgagATAGTGACAGAAGATGTGTTGGAGATAACAATATTGGAGATCAGAAGGGATGTTTGTGCCATCCCCTTAGCAATTGTGGAGCTGAAAAGCAAGGGCGAAAGCATTAATGAAAAGATGAAGAAGTATGCTAAGATGGGCATTCCCAAGAATGACCTGCACTATGAGAAGCATGGCCTAGACAGAAAGGGAGGCTTTGGGCCCACCAGTCCTGACCTTGACCTTAAGAAACCAGGTCATAAAATGGCACCCGAGAAGACATTATATGTGGAAGGCAGGGCAGGTGAGTTCTCGGAGAGAATTGAAAAGGATTTAAACATTGAAACCAAGCCAAGTAAATTCTACGATCGTAGCACCCATAATATTTTCGAAGCTCTGGAAAACTCACGCCAAGGGAAAATGGGTTCTGAGAGGCTGGAAGGTAGCTTGGATTACCATTTTGTGGACAGAGCCAGGTTTGAAGACAGCTACCACGTTTCAGGATTTAACCCAATAATGTCCCACGCGAGTGAGCTGAAGGAGTTAGCGGAACTGAATTCCCTAGAAGTACCGCTCTCCCCCGATGAGGACTGcaaagaattcttaaaattgGAATCCTTTGAGTTACAGCACTCTCCCataggggaggaagagaaggaagagctagGACTAGGGTCTCCGGGGGCACCGCTGTCCCCAGGCTGTGAGGCAGGAGCCGCTCTAGAGCCATTTATGGTACAACTTCCCCTGGACTGTGAGGTGGAGAAGCAGCTAGAACTGGAACTCCCCACGCCCCAGCTCTCTTTGGAGGACAGTATAAGTCCTTTATCAGCAACTGTCAGTCAGGACATCCAGAAGTCCAGGTGTGCCGAGGATGAGAGAGTATCTAGCTGTGTGGCCTCTTCTGATGGCGGCCAGAGCATGCTGCCACTCCACCACCACGAGGAGAGCAGCGATTCCCCCACACACGAGGAAATGAACATATTCGAAGAGGAGTCTCCACAATTTGAAAACAGAGATAACACGGCTGCCTTGGCCCCTCTGTTCTCCGAGGGAGACGCCAGAGACGGGAGTAAGTGCGGGAGCGCTGTACCAG CAGTTCAGCTACAGAACACCTACACTCTGAAAGGCTTCTCTGTTGGATCAAAGTGCGTCGTGTGGTCAAGCCTAAAGAACACGTGGTCTAGATGTGAGATTCTGGAACTAGCCGAAGAAGGAACAAGG GTTTTGAACCTTTCCAATGGTGAGGAGGAGACAGTAAGCCCTGAGAATGTCTGGAATGGTATCCCCAAGGTAGATAAGAACCCCTCTGAG GCCGCATTCCAAACAGTGGAGAAGGAGCTTTCCTTCGTGTCGTCGGTTGACACCGCCGTCAAAG ggT ACCTTTCTTCTGTTTCAGAGGAGTGTGGAGGTGATGCTGATACAACTCTGAATATATAG